A genomic stretch from Poecilia reticulata strain Guanapo linkage group LG20, Guppy_female_1.0+MT, whole genome shotgun sequence includes:
- the nck1b gene encoding cytoplasmic protein NCK1 isoform X1 — translation MTEEVIVIAKFDYMAQQDQELDIKKNERLWLLDDSKSWWRVRNATNKTGFVPSNYVERKNSARKASIVKNLKDTLGIGKVKSRKGGMRDTASNADTDMSTDNGERLYDLNVPAFVKFSYSAEREDELSLVKGTRVVVMEKCSDGWWRGSYNGRSGWFPSNYVTEDVDGTAGGGGMGGLGDPAAGSLTEKLVDVVRSSTNGNRVLHTVQALYPFSTGNDEELNFERGEVMEVIEKPENDPEWWKCRKADGQLGLVPKNYVTVLDSSSHKSTAGPAGPPTPDCDYISPSGSGRFAGKEWYYGKVTRHQAEVALNQRGMEGDFLIRDSESSPNDFSISLKAQSKNKHFKVQLKENLYCIGQRKFNSMEELVEHYKKAPIFTSEQGDKLYLIKALAAS, via the exons ATGACTGAAGAGGTGATTGTCATCGCCAAGTTCGACTACATGGCCCAGCAGGACCAGGAGCTGGACATCAAGAAGAACGAGCGCCTCTGGCTGCTGGACGACTCCAAGTCCTGGTGGAGGGTCCGGAACGCCACCAACAAAACTGGCTTCGTCCCGTCCAACTAcgtggagaggaaaaacagcgCTAGAAAAGCCTCGATTGTCAAGAACCTCAAAGACACACTCG GAATTGGGAAGGTAAAGAGCAGGAAGGGAGGGATGAGAGACACCGCTTCCAACGCCGACACGGACATGAGCACCGATAACGGCGAGAGGCTGTACGACCTCAACGTGCCTGCTTTCGTCAAGTTCAGTTATTCTGCGGAGCGTGAGGACGAACTCTCTTTGGTGAAGGGCACGCGGGTGGTGGTGATGGAGAAGTGCAGCGACGGCTGGTGGCGCGGCAGCTACAACGGACGGTCTGGCTGGTTCCCGTCCAACTACGTGACGGAGGACGTGGATGGGACGGCGGGGGGAGGGGGCATGGGCGGCCTGGGTGATCCGGCTGCCGGATCGCTGACTGAGAAGCTGGTTGACGTGGTAAGAAGCAGCACGAACGGAAACAGAGTGTTGCACACGGTTCAGGCGCTTTACCCCTTCAGCACTGGCAACGACGAGGAACTGAACTTTGAGCGGGGCGAGGTGATGGAGGTCATAGAGAAACCAGAGAACGACCCAGAGTGGTGGAAGTGCCGCAAAGCAGACGGACAGTTGGGCCTGGTGCCTAAGAACTACGTTACTGTTCTTGACTCCAGCTCCCATAAATCCACAGCAGGGCCAGCCGGGCCTCCAACGCCTGACTGTGACTACATCTCGCCCTCAGGCAGCGGGCGCTTTGCTGGGAAGGAGTGGTACTACGGAAAAGTGACGCGCCACCAGGCAGAGGTGGCGCTAAATCAAAGAGGCATGGAGGGAGACTTCCTCATCCGAGATAGCGAGTCATCG CCAAATGACTTCTCCATCTCCCTAAAGGCGCAGAGCAAGAAcaagcatttcaaagtgcagCTGAAGGAGAACCTTTACTGCATCGGACAGCGCAAATTCAACTCTATGGAAGAGCTTGTCGAACACTACAAAAAGGCTCCCATCTTCACCAGTGAGCAGGGAGACAAACTGTACCTGATCAAAGCTCTGGCCGCATCCTGA
- the nck1b gene encoding cytoplasmic protein NCK1 isoform X2: MDMANLFKHFFRIGKVKSRKGGMRDTASNADTDMSTDNGERLYDLNVPAFVKFSYSAEREDELSLVKGTRVVVMEKCSDGWWRGSYNGRSGWFPSNYVTEDVDGTAGGGGMGGLGDPAAGSLTEKLVDVVRSSTNGNRVLHTVQALYPFSTGNDEELNFERGEVMEVIEKPENDPEWWKCRKADGQLGLVPKNYVTVLDSSSHKSTAGPAGPPTPDCDYISPSGSGRFAGKEWYYGKVTRHQAEVALNQRGMEGDFLIRDSESSPNDFSISLKAQSKNKHFKVQLKENLYCIGQRKFNSMEELVEHYKKAPIFTSEQGDKLYLIKALAAS, translated from the exons ATGGACATGGCTAACctattcaaacatttctttc GAATTGGGAAGGTAAAGAGCAGGAAGGGAGGGATGAGAGACACCGCTTCCAACGCCGACACGGACATGAGCACCGATAACGGCGAGAGGCTGTACGACCTCAACGTGCCTGCTTTCGTCAAGTTCAGTTATTCTGCGGAGCGTGAGGACGAACTCTCTTTGGTGAAGGGCACGCGGGTGGTGGTGATGGAGAAGTGCAGCGACGGCTGGTGGCGCGGCAGCTACAACGGACGGTCTGGCTGGTTCCCGTCCAACTACGTGACGGAGGACGTGGATGGGACGGCGGGGGGAGGGGGCATGGGCGGCCTGGGTGATCCGGCTGCCGGATCGCTGACTGAGAAGCTGGTTGACGTGGTAAGAAGCAGCACGAACGGAAACAGAGTGTTGCACACGGTTCAGGCGCTTTACCCCTTCAGCACTGGCAACGACGAGGAACTGAACTTTGAGCGGGGCGAGGTGATGGAGGTCATAGAGAAACCAGAGAACGACCCAGAGTGGTGGAAGTGCCGCAAAGCAGACGGACAGTTGGGCCTGGTGCCTAAGAACTACGTTACTGTTCTTGACTCCAGCTCCCATAAATCCACAGCAGGGCCAGCCGGGCCTCCAACGCCTGACTGTGACTACATCTCGCCCTCAGGCAGCGGGCGCTTTGCTGGGAAGGAGTGGTACTACGGAAAAGTGACGCGCCACCAGGCAGAGGTGGCGCTAAATCAAAGAGGCATGGAGGGAGACTTCCTCATCCGAGATAGCGAGTCATCG CCAAATGACTTCTCCATCTCCCTAAAGGCGCAGAGCAAGAAcaagcatttcaaagtgcagCTGAAGGAGAACCTTTACTGCATCGGACAGCGCAAATTCAACTCTATGGAAGAGCTTGTCGAACACTACAAAAAGGCTCCCATCTTCACCAGTGAGCAGGGAGACAAACTGTACCTGATCAAAGCTCTGGCCGCATCCTGA
- the bdh1 gene encoding D-beta-hydroxybutyrate dehydrogenase, mitochondrial isoform X1, whose product MAPQSAFRVALLVSFSILLTVVLGFGLPALLNAIMRLLGLPETSVTECIVVIYAAFVLYVATPRFPRGSVEVKGKAVLITGCDTGFGLSLAKHLHTLGYTVFAGCLLKDKEGEGAKELEEFHSDRMKVVQLDVCSDEQVKNAVEHIKGNLEDSQRGLWAVVNNAGVSTFGEVEFTSMNTYKQVSEVNLWGTIRVTKAVLPLIRRAKGRVVNIASMYGRMGNRLRSPYCVSKHGVEVFSDCLRYEMKTWGVKVSVIEPGNYIVATGILTRDVVATTASKLWDEAPAEVKEDYGKSHFEQYMALMRSYCNSGEKDMTPVLDDIADAIGSKRPYTRYSPMEPHWWIRMQVMTHLPGALSDLLYF is encoded by the exons ATGGCTCCTCAGTCCGCTTTCCGAGTGGCGCTCCTGGTGTCCTTCTCGATTCTCCTCACCGTGGTGCTGGGCTTCGGGCTCCCCGCTCTCCTCAACGCCATCATGAGGTTGCTGGGGCTGCCGGAAACGAGCGTGACCGAGTGCATCGTCGTGATCTACGCGGCTTTTGTGCTGTATGTCGCGACGCCTCGATTCCCCAGGGGATCGGTTGAG GTGAAAGGAAAAGCCGTGCTCATTACAGGTTGTGACACTGGGTTCGGTCTTTCACTTGCGAAACATCTGCACACGCTCGGTTACACGGTCTTTGCTGGGTGTCTGCTAAAG GACAAAGAGGGGGAGGGTGCCAAGGAGCTTGAGGAATTTCATTCAGATCGCATGAAGGTGGTGCAGCTTGACGTCTGCAGTGATGAGCAGGTGAAAAACGCCGTTGAACACATCAAAGGCAATCTGGAGGACTCACAAAGAG GTCTGTGGGCTGTGGTGAACAACGCCGGGGTGTCGACCTTCGGAGAGGTGGAGTTCACCTCCATGAACACCTACAAGCAGGTGTCGGAGGTCAACCTATGGGGCACCATCAGGGTCACCAAAGCTGTACTGCCATTAATCCGCAGGGCGAAAG GCCGCGTTGTGAACATCGCCAGCATGTACGGCAGGATGGGCAACCGGCTCAGATCTCCTTACTGCGTGTCGAAACACGGCGTGGAGGTCTTCTCCGACTGTCTGCGCTACGAGATGAAGACCTGGGGAGTGAAAGTGTCCGTCATCGAGCCGGGGAACTACATCGTGGCCACCGGCATCCTCACCCGAGACGTCGTGGCCACCACGGCCAGCAAGCTGTGGGACGAGGCCCCCGCCGAGGTGAAGGAGGACTACGGGAAAAGCCACTTTGAGCAGTACATGGCGCTGATGCGCTCTTACTGCAACAGCGGCGAGAAGGACATGACTCCGGTTCTGGATGACATCGCAGACGCCATCGGGTCGAAGCGTCCGTACACGCGGTACAGCCCCATGGAGCCGCACTGGTGGATCAGGATGCAGGTGATGACCCACCTGCCTGGCGCGTTGTCCGACCTGCTCTACTTCTAA
- the bdh1 gene encoding D-beta-hydroxybutyrate dehydrogenase, mitochondrial isoform X2, protein MCQHAQQISERKLQDFRLSENLLECKVKGKAVLITGCDTGFGLSLAKHLHTLGYTVFAGCLLKDKEGEGAKELEEFHSDRMKVVQLDVCSDEQVKNAVEHIKGNLEDSQRGLWAVVNNAGVSTFGEVEFTSMNTYKQVSEVNLWGTIRVTKAVLPLIRRAKGRVVNIASMYGRMGNRLRSPYCVSKHGVEVFSDCLRYEMKTWGVKVSVIEPGNYIVATGILTRDVVATTASKLWDEAPAEVKEDYGKSHFEQYMALMRSYCNSGEKDMTPVLDDIADAIGSKRPYTRYSPMEPHWWIRMQVMTHLPGALSDLLYF, encoded by the exons ATGTGTCAACATGCACAGCAAATTTCTGAGAGGAAACTTCAGGACTTCAGATTGTCAGAAAATCTCCTTGAGTGCAAG GTGAAAGGAAAAGCCGTGCTCATTACAGGTTGTGACACTGGGTTCGGTCTTTCACTTGCGAAACATCTGCACACGCTCGGTTACACGGTCTTTGCTGGGTGTCTGCTAAAG GACAAAGAGGGGGAGGGTGCCAAGGAGCTTGAGGAATTTCATTCAGATCGCATGAAGGTGGTGCAGCTTGACGTCTGCAGTGATGAGCAGGTGAAAAACGCCGTTGAACACATCAAAGGCAATCTGGAGGACTCACAAAGAG GTCTGTGGGCTGTGGTGAACAACGCCGGGGTGTCGACCTTCGGAGAGGTGGAGTTCACCTCCATGAACACCTACAAGCAGGTGTCGGAGGTCAACCTATGGGGCACCATCAGGGTCACCAAAGCTGTACTGCCATTAATCCGCAGGGCGAAAG GCCGCGTTGTGAACATCGCCAGCATGTACGGCAGGATGGGCAACCGGCTCAGATCTCCTTACTGCGTGTCGAAACACGGCGTGGAGGTCTTCTCCGACTGTCTGCGCTACGAGATGAAGACCTGGGGAGTGAAAGTGTCCGTCATCGAGCCGGGGAACTACATCGTGGCCACCGGCATCCTCACCCGAGACGTCGTGGCCACCACGGCCAGCAAGCTGTGGGACGAGGCCCCCGCCGAGGTGAAGGAGGACTACGGGAAAAGCCACTTTGAGCAGTACATGGCGCTGATGCGCTCTTACTGCAACAGCGGCGAGAAGGACATGACTCCGGTTCTGGATGACATCGCAGACGCCATCGGGTCGAAGCGTCCGTACACGCGGTACAGCCCCATGGAGCCGCACTGGTGGATCAGGATGCAGGTGATGACCCACCTGCCTGGCGCGTTGTCCGACCTGCTCTACTTCTAA
- the gyg1b gene encoding glycogenin-1b isoform X2: MADQAFVTLATNDSYARGAMVLGKSLRNHNTSKKLVVLVGPQLSNPCQSVLKNIFDEVKVVDVLDSGDTAHLAMMKRPDLGVTFTKLHCWTLTHYSKCVFMDADTLVLSNIDELFEREELSAAPDPGWPDCFNSGVFVFRPSVETHGKLLQYCTEHGSFDGGDQGVLNGFFSDWATADISKHLPFIYNLSSIAIYTYLPAFKQYGGNAKVVHFLGKTKPWSYTFDRKTRQISGGVQEPAMHPSFLLNWWTLYASTVVPMLQEQYGDKPFLSGCVEGEGGSSHAQAFQPIPTSEERKEQWEQGQADYMGMDSFDNIKRKLDAFLK, encoded by the exons ATGGCAG ATCAGGCTTTTGTGACACTGGCTACCAACGACAGCTATGCTCGAGGTGCCATGGTTCTGGGCAAGTCTCTTCGCAACCATAACACATCCAAGAAATTGGTTGTACTTGTTGGCCCACAGCTGTCTAACCCCTGCCA GTCCGTGCTGAAGAACATCTTTGACGAGGTGAAGGTTGTGGATGTGTTGGACAGCGGTGACACAGCTCACTTGGCTATGATGAAGAGGCCTGACCTGGGTGTCACGTTCACAAAGCTCCACTGCTGGACCCTCACACACTACtccaaatgtgttttcatgGATGCGGACACTCTG GTGCTGTCAAACATAGATGAGCTCTTTGAAAGAGAGGAATTGTCAGCTGCTCCAGATCCTGGCTGGCCTGACTGCTTCAACtctggtgtgtttgttttccggCCCTCTGTAGAGACTCATGGCAAACTGCTTCAATATTGCACAGAACATGGCAGCTTTGATG GAGGAGACCAAGGTGTTTTGAATGGTTTCTTCAGTGACTGGGCAACAGCTGACATCTCAAAGCATCTCCCCTTCATTTACAACCTCAGCAGCATAGCCATCTACACTTACCTCCCAGCATTTAAGCA GTATGGGGGAAATGCCAAGGTGGTCCACTTTCTTGGAAAGACCAAACCATGGAGTTATACTTTTGACCGCAAAACCAGACAGATTTCAGGAGGTGTACAGGAGCCTGCAATGCATCCCAGCTTCCTCCTGAATTGGTGGACTCTGTATGCCAGCACTGTGGTTCCAATGCTGCAGGAACAGTATGGCGACAAGCCATTTCTCTCTGGATGTGTGGAG GGGGAAGGTGGCTCCTCACACGCACAGGCTTTCCAACCCATACCAACTTCAGAAGAACGCAAGGAGCAGTGGGAACAAGGCCAAGCAGACTACATGGGAATGGACTCATTTGATAACATAAAGAGGAAGCTTGACGCTTTTCTCAAATGA
- the gyg1b gene encoding glycogenin-1b isoform X1, which yields MADQAFVTLATNDSYARGAMVLGKSLRNHNTSKKLVVLVGPQLSNPCQSVLKNIFDEVKVVDVLDSGDTAHLAMMKRPDLGVTFTKLHCWTLTHYSKCVFMDADTLVLSNIDELFEREELSAAPDPGWPDCFNSGVFVFRPSVETHGKLLQYCTEHGSFDGGDQGVLNGFFSDWATADISKHLPFIYNLSSIAIYTYLPAFKQYGGNAKVVHFLGKTKPWSYTFDRKTRQISGGVQEPAMHPSFLLNWWTLYASTVVPMLQEQYGDKPFLSGCVEFKYSDLVTCETVQGEGGSSHAQAFQPIPTSEERKEQWEQGQADYMGMDSFDNIKRKLDAFLK from the exons ATGGCAG ATCAGGCTTTTGTGACACTGGCTACCAACGACAGCTATGCTCGAGGTGCCATGGTTCTGGGCAAGTCTCTTCGCAACCATAACACATCCAAGAAATTGGTTGTACTTGTTGGCCCACAGCTGTCTAACCCCTGCCA GTCCGTGCTGAAGAACATCTTTGACGAGGTGAAGGTTGTGGATGTGTTGGACAGCGGTGACACAGCTCACTTGGCTATGATGAAGAGGCCTGACCTGGGTGTCACGTTCACAAAGCTCCACTGCTGGACCCTCACACACTACtccaaatgtgttttcatgGATGCGGACACTCTG GTGCTGTCAAACATAGATGAGCTCTTTGAAAGAGAGGAATTGTCAGCTGCTCCAGATCCTGGCTGGCCTGACTGCTTCAACtctggtgtgtttgttttccggCCCTCTGTAGAGACTCATGGCAAACTGCTTCAATATTGCACAGAACATGGCAGCTTTGATG GAGGAGACCAAGGTGTTTTGAATGGTTTCTTCAGTGACTGGGCAACAGCTGACATCTCAAAGCATCTCCCCTTCATTTACAACCTCAGCAGCATAGCCATCTACACTTACCTCCCAGCATTTAAGCA GTATGGGGGAAATGCCAAGGTGGTCCACTTTCTTGGAAAGACCAAACCATGGAGTTATACTTTTGACCGCAAAACCAGACAGATTTCAGGAGGTGTACAGGAGCCTGCAATGCATCCCAGCTTCCTCCTGAATTGGTGGACTCTGTATGCCAGCACTGTGGTTCCAATGCTGCAGGAACAGTATGGCGACAAGCCATTTCTCTCTGGATGTGTGGAG TTCAAGTACAGTGACTTGGTCACTTGTGAGACTGTACAG GGGGAAGGTGGCTCCTCACACGCACAGGCTTTCCAACCCATACCAACTTCAGAAGAACGCAAGGAGCAGTGGGAACAAGGCCAAGCAGACTACATGGGAATGGACTCATTTGATAACATAAAGAGGAAGCTTGACGCTTTTCTCAAATGA